A region from the Cyprinus carpio isolate SPL01 chromosome A8, ASM1834038v1, whole genome shotgun sequence genome encodes:
- the LOC109094630 gene encoding sodium-dependent neutral amino acid transporter SLC6A17-like has product MPKSSKVTQRELSNEHVTESVADLLALEAPMDYKSSQMSMNMAGGGPPPIGKPDISPDLEDGRPAWNSKLQYILAQVGFSVGLGNVWRFPYLCQKNGGGAYLVPYFILLILIGIPLFFLELAVGQRIRRGSIGVWNYVYPRLGGIGVSSLMVCGFVGLYYNVIIGWSIFYFFQSFQYPLPWSECPIRRNGSQAIVEPECEKSSATTYFWYRETLNITSTIAESGGLNWRMTLSLLAAWIIVCLAVIKGIQSSGKVMYFSSLFPYVVLFCFLVRGMFLKGAVDGIAHMFTPKLEIMLEPQVWREAATQVFFALGLGFGGVIAFSSYNKRDNNCHFDALLVSVINFVTSILATLVVFAVLGFKANVMNEKCVVENAEKILGYLNSNVLSQDLIPPHVNFSHLTSSDYAEMYGVIKIVKEDSFAQLGLEPCLLEDELNKAVQGTGLAFIAFTEAMTHFPASPFWSVMFFFMLINLGLGSMIGTMTGITTPILDTFKIRKEVLTVGCCIVAFLCGLLFVQRSGNYFVTMFDDYSAGLPLTTVVILENVSVAWIYGTKRFMQDLEDMLGFRPYSVYFYLWKYVSPVCLLILIFASVVEMAISPPGYNAWVQDLAMERFQSYPPWALAMCFSLIVVAMLPLPLVFIARHFNWLPDGSNKLSVSYRKSLAKEASTLEDETRFILGKNPSEAPSPMPSHRAYLGPGSTSPVELITNSTSISGYGSGYQTNPTPPKSES; this is encoded by the exons ATGCCCAAGAGCAGTAAAGTGACTCAGCGCGAGCTCAGTAATGAGCATGTCACGGAGTCTGTGGCCGACCTCCTGGCGCTGGAGGCTCCCATGGACTACAAGAGCAGTCAGATGAGCATGAACATGGCAGGAGGAGGCCCTCCACCCATAGGCAAGCCAGATATCTCTCCTGACCTTGAAGACGGTCGCCCTGCCTGGAACAGTAAGCTGCAGTACATCCTGGCCCAGGTGGGCTTCTCGGTGGGCCTGGGTAACGTGTGGCGTTTCCCTTATCTTTGCCAGAAGAATGGAGGAG GTGCCTACCTTGTTCCATACTTCATCCTTCTAATCCTTATTGGCATCCCACTTTTCTTCTTGGAACTGGCGGTTGGCCAGAGGATCCGTCGAGGAAGCATAGGCGTATGGAATTATGTTTATCCACGACTTGGTGGCATTGGAGTGTCCAGCCTGATG GTGTGTGGTTTTGTGGGTCTGTATTATAATGTGATTATCGGCTGGAGCATCTTCTACTTTTTTCAGTCGTTTCAGTATCCTCTGCCCTGGAGCGAATGTCCTATCAGGAGGAATGGCAGCCAAGCCA TTGTTGAGCCTGAGTGTGAGAAGAGCTCAGCAACCACGTACTTCTGGTACCGCGAGACCCTGAACATCACCAGCACAATCGCAGAGAGCGGGGGTCTGAACTGGAGGATGACTCTGTCGCTGCTGGCTGCCTGGATAATTGTCTGCCTGGCTGTAATAAAGGGCATTCAGTCTTCTGGGAAG GTGATGTACTTCAGCTCTCTATTTCCATACGTGGTGCTCTTTTGCTTCCTGGTGAGAGGGATGTTTCTTAAAGGAGCAGTTGATGGCATTGCTCACATGTTCACACCCAAG cTAGAGATCATGTTGGAGCCGCAGGTGTGGCGTGAAGCTGCCACTCAAGTCTTCTTTGCTCTTGGACTGGGTTTCGGGGGAGTCATCGCTTTTTCCAGCTACAATAAGAGAGACAACAACTGCCATTTTGATGCCCTGCTGGTCTCCGTTATCAACTTCGTGACCTCTATTCTGGCTACACTCGTGGTGTTTGCTGTGCTGGGTTTCAAAGCCAACGTCATGAACGAGAAATGTGTGGTGGA GAATGCTGAAAAGATTCTGGGCTACTTGAACTCAAATGTGCTGAGTCAGGATCTCATCCCCCCTCACGTGAACTTCTCCCACCTCACCTCATCAGACTATGCCGAGATGTACGGCGTAATAAAGATTGTGAAAGAAGACAGTTTTGCGCAGCTGGGGCTGGAGCCATGTCTGCTGGAGGATGAGCTCAATAAG GCTGTTCAAGGCACTGGTCTGGCTTTTATTGCCTTCACCGAGGCCATGACCCATTTCCCCGCTTCTCCCTTCTGGTCTGTCATGTTTTTCTTCATGTTGATAAACCTGGGCCTGGGCAGCATGATTGGCACCATGACTGGTATCACCACACCCATTCTGGATACTTTCAAAATTCGGAAAGAGGTCCTCACAG TGGGCTGCTGTATTGTGGCTTTTTTGTGCGGCTTGCTGTTTGTCCAGCGTTCAGGGAACTACTTTGTTACCATGTTTGATGACTATTCTGCTGGTTTGCCCCTCACCACTGTGGTGATCTTAGAGAATGTATCTGTAGCCTGGATCTATGGCACTAAAAG GTTCATGCAGGATCTGGAGGACATGCTGGGTTTCAGACCGTACAGTGTTTACTTCTACCTGTGGAAGTATGTGTCTCCAGTGTGTCTGCTCATACTGATTTTTGCCTCTGTGGTAGAGATGGCCATCAGCCCTCCGGGATACAATGCGTGGGTGCAAGACCTG GCCATGGAGAGGTTTCAGAGTTATCCTCCTTGGGCACTAGCCATGTGTTTTTCTCTGATCGTTGTGGCCATGCTTCCTCTTCCATTGGTCTTTATTGCCCGTCATTTCAACTGGCTCCCAGACGGCTCCAACAAGCTGTCTGTCTCCTACCGCAAGAGCCTTGCAAAGGAGGCTTCCACGCTAGAAGATGAGACGAGGTTCATCCTTGGGAAGAACCCCAGCGAAGCCCCTTCTCCCATGCCCAGCCACCGGGCCTATCTGGGTCCTGGCAGCACCTCTCCTGTGGAGCTCATCACCAACTCTACCTCCATCAGCGGCTACGGCAGCGGTTACCAGACCAACCCCACTCCTCCCAAATCTGAGTCATGA